The following proteins are encoded in a genomic region of Mycolicibacterium rutilum:
- a CDS encoding HNH endonuclease signature motif containing protein, translating to MYVRNMAGCEVSDAMAAVRAAVDALSACDLDLLDAPELVAALDDFETVSCQLPALGHRLLARLRTETTPQQMGAKSWREVLTVRWRLSTTEANRRLAEAEHLAPRQALTGPALPPLLQATAIAQAHGLITPEHVEIVRKSVRKLPGWVDTATRERFELDLVRMAVKAGPKELTDCANQLLLMIDQDGPEPTDVERARQRSVTVSPQGEDGMVDLRARLTPEAWATWEVILARLAAPGMCNPDDPVPCTSGTPSQEQIDNDHRSPAQRRHDAFIAAGRIVLMGGELGQLNGLPVSIIVRTTLQDLESHAGVGTTGGGTIVPIDDVVRMAAHANHYLAVFDRATGSALNLYRSKRVASPAQRIMLISRYGGCTKPGCTVGAYGSQVHHAAKDWAKGGNTNVDDLTLACGADNRAVDDDGGWSTRITEHHDTEWYPPEHLDTGQNRINYYHRVCHERGSEARCR from the coding sequence ATGTATGTTCGAAATATGGCGGGGTGCGAGGTGTCGGACGCGATGGCCGCGGTGCGGGCGGCCGTCGACGCGCTGAGCGCCTGCGATCTCGACCTTTTGGATGCGCCTGAGCTGGTGGCCGCTCTCGATGACTTCGAGACGGTGTCGTGTCAGCTGCCGGCGCTGGGGCATCGGTTGTTGGCGCGGCTGCGCACCGAGACCACGCCGCAGCAGATGGGTGCCAAGTCGTGGAGAGAAGTTCTGACCGTGCGGTGGCGGCTGTCGACGACCGAGGCGAACCGGCGCCTGGCCGAAGCCGAACATCTTGCCCCGCGTCAGGCGTTGACCGGGCCGGCGCTGCCCCCACTGCTGCAAGCCACCGCCATCGCCCAGGCGCACGGGTTGATCACGCCCGAGCATGTCGAGATCGTTCGTAAATCGGTGCGCAAGCTGCCCGGCTGGGTCGATACCGCCACCCGGGAGAGATTCGAGCTTGATCTGGTGCGCATGGCGGTGAAAGCCGGGCCCAAAGAGCTCACCGACTGCGCCAATCAACTATTGCTGATGATCGATCAGGACGGCCCCGAGCCCACCGACGTGGAACGCGCCCGGCAGCGATCGGTGACGGTGTCCCCGCAGGGCGAGGACGGGATGGTCGATCTGCGGGCGCGGTTGACGCCGGAGGCGTGGGCGACGTGGGAGGTGATCTTGGCCAGACTGGCCGCCCCGGGGATGTGTAATCCCGACGACCCCGTGCCGTGCACCTCGGGCACCCCGAGTCAGGAGCAGATCGACAACGATCACCGCAGTCCGGCTCAGCGCCGCCATGACGCGTTCATCGCCGCCGGGCGCATCGTGCTGATGGGTGGGGAGTTGGGTCAGCTCAACGGGCTGCCGGTGTCGATCATCGTCCGCACCACTCTGCAGGATCTCGAATCCCACGCCGGGGTCGGCACCACCGGCGGGGGCACGATCGTGCCGATCGACGACGTGGTCCGGATGGCCGCTCACGCCAACCACTACCTGGCGGTGTTCGACCGCGCCACCGGATCCGCGCTGAATCTGTACCGGTCCAAGCGGGTGGCTTCTCCGGCACAGCGGATCATGCTGATCTCCCGCTACGGCGGGTGCACCAAACCGGGTTGCACCGTGGGTGCTTACGGCAGCCAGGTCCACCACGCCGCCAAGGACTGGGCCAAAGGCGGCAACACCAATGTCGATGACCTCACCCTGGCCTGCGGTGCTGACAACCGCGCCGTCGACGACGACGGCGGCTGGAGCACCCGTATCACCGAACACCACGACACCGAGTGGTATCCGCCAGAACACCTCGACACCGGCCAAAACCGCATCAACTACTACCATCGCGTGTGCCACGAACGAGGATCGGAGGCTCGATGTAGGTAG
- a CDS encoding IS5 family transposase (programmed frameshift), whose amino-acid sequence MSRFQLLTDAQWSLIEDLLPVRTGKKGRPFRDARSMVEGIIYRYRCGIAWRDVPEVFGPWQTIWTWHRRLSAEGTWDMVLARLLAAADEAGIIDWAVSVDSTIARAHQHATNITRETQGAGSNYTNLASEPPDHGIGRSRGGLTSKIHHLVDGHGRPLVVLVSAGQAGDGPVLEHLLAHLKVERCGPGRPRTRPDRLRGDKAYSSRATRQRLRRRGIVAVIPEPSDQIGHRKRRGTHGGRPPAFDAEDYKGRNVVERGFSVTKQWRGLATRYDKLAIVYRGAAVLRAITLWLPHLSDTP is encoded by the exons ATGTCGCGGTTTCAGCTGCTCACCGATGCTCAATGGTCATTGATCGAAGACCTTCTACCTGTCCGAACAGGTAAGAAGGGCAGGCCTTTTCGGGATGCCCGCTCGATGGTCGAGGGGATCATTTATCGATACCGGTGCGGGATCGCCTGGCGAGACGTGCCCGAGGTATTCGGACCGTGGCAGACGATCTGGACCTGGCACCGACGGCTGAGCGCCGAGGGCACCTGGGACATGGTGCTGGCTCGGTTGCTGGCCGCCGCCGACGAGGCCGGGATCATCGACTGGGCGGTGTCGGTGGATTCCACGATCGCCCGCGCTCACCAACATGCCACGAACATCACCCGTGA GACACAGGGGGCTGGGTCGAATTACACAAATCTGGCGAGCGAGCCGCCTGACCACGGCATTGGTCGCTCGCGCGGCGGGTTGACCAGCAAGATCCATCACCTCGTCGACGGGCACGGCCGACCGTTGGTGGTGCTCGTGAGCGCCGGCCAGGCAGGCGACGGACCGGTCCTGGAGCATTTGCTCGCCCACCTCAAAGTTGAGCGCTGCGGGCCTGGGCGGCCCCGCACCCGGCCCGATCGCCTGCGCGGAGATAAGGCCTATTCCAGCCGAGCGACCCGGCAGCGGCTGCGCCGACGAGGGATCGTTGCCGTCATTCCCGAACCGTCCGATCAGATCGGCCACCGTAAACGTCGGGGCACCCACGGCGGCCGACCGCCAGCATTCGACGCCGAGGACTACAAGGGCCGCAACGTTGTTGAACGAGGATTCAGCGTCACCAAGCAGTGGCGTGGTCTGGCCACCCGCTACGACAAACTCGCCATCGTCTACCGGGGCGCAGCAGTCCTACGGGCCATCACACTCTGGCTACCGCATTTATC